In Streptomyces sp. TS71-3, the following proteins share a genomic window:
- a CDS encoding endonuclease, whose translation MPAQKRVVRELLATEGRTFAQEAGIRLTNTPQPLYRTLVLATLMSARIRGSVAIATARELYDAGMRDARSMADATWHQRVRALGKGGYRRYDERTSNQLGEGARLVLDAWGGDLRRMRADAHGDVGELRQLLQRVPGVGPTGADIFLREVQDIWPEAAPYLDRKALQGARRLGLPDDPEALSRLAGDGHPAALASALVRAALDRKVADETLRQAA comes from the coding sequence ATGCCTGCCCAGAAGAGAGTGGTCCGGGAACTCCTCGCCACCGAGGGCCGCACGTTCGCCCAGGAAGCGGGCATCCGCCTCACCAACACCCCGCAGCCGCTCTACCGCACCCTCGTCCTGGCCACCCTGATGAGCGCCAGGATCCGCGGCTCGGTGGCGATCGCGACCGCGCGGGAGCTGTACGACGCGGGGATGCGCGACGCACGCAGCATGGCGGACGCCACCTGGCACCAGCGGGTGAGGGCACTGGGCAAGGGCGGCTACCGGCGCTACGACGAGCGGACCTCGAACCAGCTCGGCGAGGGCGCCCGGCTCGTCCTGGACGCCTGGGGCGGCGACCTGCGCCGGATGCGCGCCGACGCGCACGGCGACGTGGGCGAGCTGCGCCAGCTGCTCCAGCGGGTACCGGGGGTTGGTCCGACCGGCGCGGACATCTTCCTGCGCGAGGTCCAGGACATCTGGCCGGAAGCGGCGCCGTACCTGGACCGCAAGGCGCTTCAGGGCGCCCGCCGCCTCGGCCTGCCCGACGATCCCGAGGCCCTGTCCCGCCTGGCCGGCGACGGGCACCCCGCCGCCCTGGCCTCCGCCCTGGTGCGGGCCGCGCTGGACAGGAAGGTCGCAGACGAGACCCTGCGGCAGGCGGCCTAG
- a CDS encoding thiolase family protein, whose translation MRPVHFAAARRTPVGKLRGALSSVRPDDLAATVIRGLLADIPGLDPARIDDVYWGAANQAGEDNRNVARMAVLLAGLPDSVPGATLNRLCASGMEAVTTAARAIASGDADVVLAGGSESMSRAPFVLPRPDQAFPQRMETADTRLGWRLVNPRMKELHGLLSMGETAEEVAERYSISRERQDDFALRSHRRAAEARKDGRFDAELLPVTRQDDVVVDADEGIRVDTSYEKLASLKPVFRPGGTVTAGNSSPMNDGAAGLLLVSEEALNDLGLVSLGRYVRGASAGVHPDVMGIGPVPATRKALTRAGWSVGDIEEAELNEAFAAQTLACVDELGLDPELVNPDGGAIALGHPLGCSGARILTTLLHRMRRSGAARGLATMCVGVGQGSAVLVERA comes from the coding sequence GTGCGTCCAGTCCACTTCGCCGCCGCGCGCCGCACCCCCGTCGGCAAGCTGCGCGGCGCCCTCTCCTCGGTGCGTCCCGACGATCTCGCCGCGACGGTGATCCGCGGACTGCTCGCCGACATCCCCGGGCTCGACCCCGCCCGTATCGACGACGTGTACTGGGGCGCCGCCAACCAGGCGGGCGAGGACAACCGCAACGTCGCCCGCATGGCGGTCCTGCTCGCCGGGCTGCCCGATTCGGTGCCGGGCGCCACCCTGAACAGGCTCTGCGCCTCCGGCATGGAGGCCGTGACCACGGCGGCCCGGGCCATCGCCTCCGGCGACGCCGATGTGGTGCTGGCCGGCGGCTCCGAGTCCATGAGCCGCGCCCCGTTCGTCCTGCCCCGCCCCGACCAGGCCTTCCCGCAGCGCATGGAGACCGCCGACACGCGGCTCGGCTGGCGCCTGGTCAACCCCCGGATGAAGGAGCTGCACGGCCTGCTCTCCATGGGCGAGACCGCGGAGGAGGTCGCCGAGCGGTACTCGATCTCCCGCGAGCGCCAGGACGACTTCGCGCTCCGCAGCCACCGGCGGGCCGCCGAGGCGCGCAAGGACGGCCGCTTCGACGCGGAACTGCTCCCCGTGACCCGGCAGGACGACGTGGTGGTCGACGCCGACGAGGGCATCCGGGTCGACACCTCCTACGAGAAGCTGGCCTCGCTCAAGCCCGTGTTCCGCCCGGGTGGCACGGTCACCGCGGGCAACTCCTCACCGATGAACGACGGCGCCGCCGGGCTGCTGCTGGTCAGCGAGGAGGCGCTGAACGACCTCGGCCTCGTCTCCCTGGGCCGCTACGTCCGCGGCGCCTCCGCCGGAGTCCACCCGGACGTGATGGGAATCGGCCCCGTGCCCGCGACCCGCAAGGCGCTGACCCGAGCCGGCTGGTCCGTCGGCGACATCGAGGAGGCGGAGCTCAACGAGGCCTTCGCCGCCCAGACGCTCGCCTGCGTGGACGAGCTCGGCCTCGACCCCGAGTTGGTCAACCCGGACGGCGGCGCCATCGCGCTCGGGCATCCGCTGGGCTGCTCGGGAGCCCGCATCCTGACCACCCTGCTGCACCGGATGCGGCGTTCGGGCGCCGCCCGCGGGCTGGCCACCATGTGCGTGGGCGTGGGGCAGGGCAGCGCGGTCCTCGTCGAGCGGGCCTGA
- a CDS encoding sulfite exporter TauE/SafE family protein — protein sequence MDITLWDFMALAAAAALVGFAKTAVSGANTVSLAVFAAILPARESTGVLLPILITGDVLAVLTYRRHAHWPTLWRLFPAVAAGVVVGVLFLLWADDEAVRTSIGAILLLMAGVTLWRRRNAQQQEEQTSAATRGERLKARSYGVLGGFTTMVANAGGPVMSLYLLSAGFRKLSFLGTSAWFFLIVNTSKVPFSAGLGLIDGHSLLLDAELFLFVLPGALIGKACVARINQRLFEHLVIAATVVGGLELLLN from the coding sequence ATGGACATCACCTTGTGGGACTTCATGGCGCTCGCCGCGGCGGCCGCGCTCGTCGGCTTCGCCAAGACCGCCGTGAGCGGCGCCAACACCGTGAGCCTCGCGGTGTTCGCCGCGATACTCCCCGCCCGCGAGTCGACCGGCGTCCTGCTGCCCATCCTGATCACCGGCGACGTGCTCGCGGTGCTCACCTACCGGCGGCACGCGCACTGGCCCACCCTGTGGCGGCTGTTCCCGGCGGTCGCCGCCGGGGTCGTCGTCGGCGTGCTCTTCCTGCTCTGGGCGGACGACGAGGCCGTGCGCACCTCGATCGGGGCCATCCTGCTGCTGATGGCCGGTGTCACCCTGTGGCGCAGACGGAACGCGCAGCAGCAGGAGGAGCAGACGTCCGCCGCCACCCGCGGTGAGCGGCTCAAGGCCCGCTCCTACGGCGTGCTGGGCGGCTTCACCACGATGGTCGCCAACGCGGGCGGTCCCGTGATGTCGCTCTACCTGCTCTCCGCCGGCTTCAGGAAGCTCAGCTTCCTGGGCACGTCCGCCTGGTTCTTCCTGATCGTGAACACCTCCAAGGTGCCCTTCAGCGCCGGGCTCGGCCTGATCGACGGGCACTCGCTGCTGCTGGACGCGGAGCTGTTCCTCTTCGTCCTGCCGGGCGCGCTGATCGGCAAGGCCTGCGTCGCCCGGATCAACCAGCGGCTCTTCGAGCACCTGGTGATCGCGGCGACGGTGGTGGGGGGCCTGGAACTGCTGCTGAACTGA
- a CDS encoding DUF309 domain-containing protein, which produces MDDDRAAPEPAGSGGWNRDRDQEGRARNARPRDGLGRPLPYGSEGTPRQPEGVTRSASATIDEAQRLLDDGKPFHAHEVFEDAWKTGPDAERALWRGLAQLAVGLTHAARGNAEGGARLLRRGAGAVSDWCSTTSRVQPHGLDVPGLTVWARELADTVDDDGSPVDAASWAPRLRGVAG; this is translated from the coding sequence ATGGACGACGACCGAGCCGCCCCGGAGCCCGCCGGCAGCGGCGGGTGGAACCGGGATCGCGACCAGGAGGGCCGGGCCAGGAACGCCCGGCCCCGGGACGGCCTGGGCCGCCCCCTCCCGTACGGCTCCGAGGGCACCCCCAGACAGCCGGAGGGCGTCACCCGCAGCGCCTCCGCCACCATCGACGAGGCCCAGCGCCTGCTGGACGACGGCAAGCCGTTCCACGCCCACGAGGTCTTCGAGGACGCCTGGAAGACCGGCCCCGACGCGGAGCGTGCCCTGTGGCGCGGCCTGGCCCAGCTCGCCGTCGGGCTCACCCATGCGGCCCGCGGCAACGCGGAGGGCGGCGCGCGGCTGCTGCGCCGGGGGGCCGGCGCCGTGAGCGACTGGTGCAGCACCACCTCGCGGGTCCAGCCGCACGGTCTGGACGTGCCGGGCCTGACGGTGTGGGCGCGCGAGCTGGCGGACACCGTCGACGACGACGGCTCACCCGTCGACGCGGCGTCCTGGGCGCCGCGGCTGCGCGGGGTGGCGGGGTAG
- a CDS encoding CDP-alcohol phosphatidyltransferase family protein has protein sequence MGETIGSVAGAHARLKSAQKSAKGVSLYARYVNRPTGRYLAAGAYGLGLTPNQVTAVSAVFSFAAVAGTAVGTPSSWLGLAVWLGLAVGFAFDSADGQLARLTGSGGPAGEWLDHVVDCAKITALHAAVLITFYRHPEYFGFSGDAWLLVPLGFQFAAVVTFFGGLLTEKLKPGAAPGTAAPAPSTLRAVALLPVDHGVFCLVFLLLGAGEAFRWAYTALGAAAGLFLLAFLTKWFRELTAVPR, from the coding sequence ATGGGGGAGACGATCGGGAGTGTCGCGGGCGCGCACGCCCGGCTCAAGTCCGCGCAGAAGTCGGCCAAGGGCGTGTCGCTGTACGCGCGCTATGTGAACCGGCCGACCGGGCGCTACCTCGCGGCGGGTGCCTACGGGCTGGGGCTCACGCCCAACCAGGTCACCGCCGTCAGCGCGGTGTTCAGCTTCGCGGCCGTGGCCGGCACGGCCGTCGGGACGCCGTCCTCATGGCTCGGCCTCGCCGTGTGGCTGGGCCTCGCGGTGGGCTTCGCCTTCGACTCGGCGGACGGCCAGCTCGCCCGGCTGACCGGCAGCGGCGGCCCGGCGGGGGAGTGGCTGGACCACGTGGTCGACTGTGCGAAGATCACGGCGCTGCACGCCGCCGTGCTGATCACCTTCTACCGCCACCCTGAGTACTTCGGGTTCTCCGGCGACGCCTGGCTGCTGGTCCCGCTGGGCTTCCAGTTCGCCGCCGTCGTCACCTTCTTCGGCGGGCTGCTCACGGAGAAGCTCAAACCGGGGGCCGCCCCCGGCACCGCGGCCCCGGCGCCCTCGACCCTGCGCGCGGTCGCGCTGCTGCCCGTCGACCACGGCGTCTTCTGCCTGGTGTTCCTGCTGCTGGGCGCCGGCGAGGCGTTCCGCTGGGCCTACACGGCGCTGGGCGCGGCGGCCGGGCTCTTCCTGCTCGCGTTCCTCACGAAGTGGTTCCGGGAACTGACCGCAGTTCCCCGCTGA
- a CDS encoding adenylyltransferase/cytidyltransferase family protein encodes MTAGGPGRRWRVGYAPGAYDLFHIGHLNILRHARAQCDYLVAGVVSDEMAERAKGRRPMIPLVERLEIVRSVKFVDAAFVETVPDKLQTWKQVRFDVLFKGDDWRGTPKGEKLERDFASVGVSVVYFPYTVHTSSTQLRRALDALGGPGGADPPFSGELRSVPGTTS; translated from the coding sequence GTGACGGCGGGCGGACCGGGCAGACGCTGGCGGGTCGGGTACGCACCCGGGGCGTACGACCTCTTCCACATCGGGCATCTGAACATCCTCCGCCATGCTCGGGCGCAGTGCGACTACCTGGTGGCCGGGGTGGTCTCGGACGAGATGGCGGAGCGGGCCAAGGGCCGGCGCCCGATGATCCCGCTGGTGGAGCGGCTGGAGATCGTGCGCAGCGTGAAGTTCGTCGACGCCGCCTTCGTGGAGACCGTCCCCGACAAGCTTCAGACCTGGAAGCAGGTCCGGTTCGACGTGCTCTTCAAGGGCGACGACTGGCGGGGCACCCCCAAGGGGGAGAAGCTGGAGCGCGACTTCGCGTCCGTGGGCGTGAGCGTCGTCTACTTCCCGTACACCGTGCACACGTCCAGCACCCAGCTCCGCCGCGCGCTGGACGCACTCGGCGGCCCGGGTGGCGCGGATCCGCCGTTCAGCGGGGAACTGCGGTCAGTTCCCGGAACCACTTCGTGA
- a CDS encoding glycosyltransferase, protein MLLVSTNYAPEHTGIGPYATQIAEHWAARGHETHVLTGMPHYPSWRLDPAYQGAWRRTERRAGVLVHRRRHTVPPRQTAVRRALFEASVLAHGLLAPPRTGRLDAVLAQMPSLAGGLLGARLAARHRVPYIPVVQDLMGAAAAQSGIRGGARAAGLAERAEAYALRSAALVGVIHETFVDRVTALGVDRDRIRLVPNWSHVRGPLRPRAGTRARLGWPAGQTVVLHSGNMGLKQGLEVLVEAARRDPSVRFVLMGDGNQRAGLARLAAGVPNLDLLPPAATDDFPEVLAAADVLAVTQRASVLDMSVPSKLTSYFASGRPVVAAVSPGGGTAQEVRRSGAGLLVDPENPAELLAAVRRLAADTALADTLGAAGPRHVAAHLSRRAGLARIDALIDEALGGPGA, encoded by the coding sequence CTGTTACTCGTGTCCACCAACTACGCGCCGGAGCACACCGGAATCGGCCCCTACGCCACGCAGATCGCCGAGCACTGGGCCGCCCGCGGCCACGAGACCCACGTCCTCACCGGCATGCCGCACTATCCGTCCTGGCGCCTCGACCCGGCGTACCAGGGCGCCTGGCGGCGCACGGAGCGGCGCGCCGGAGTCCTGGTGCACCGCAGGCGCCACACGGTGCCGCCCCGCCAGACGGCCGTGCGCCGCGCCCTGTTCGAGGCCTCCGTGCTGGCGCACGGCCTGCTCGCACCGCCCCGCACCGGCCGCCTCGACGCCGTGCTCGCCCAGATGCCGAGCCTCGCCGGCGGCCTGCTCGGCGCCCGTCTCGCCGCCCGGCACCGGGTGCCGTACATACCCGTCGTCCAGGACCTGATGGGCGCCGCCGCGGCACAGAGCGGCATCCGCGGCGGCGCACGAGCCGCGGGGCTCGCCGAGCGCGCCGAGGCGTACGCGCTGCGCAGCGCGGCCCTCGTCGGCGTGATCCACGAGACCTTCGTCGACCGCGTCACCGCCCTCGGCGTGGACCGGGACCGGATCCGCCTGGTGCCCAACTGGTCGCATGTCCGCGGGCCGTTACGACCGAGGGCCGGGACCAGGGCGCGGCTCGGCTGGCCGGCCGGGCAGACCGTGGTGCTGCACTCCGGCAACATGGGCCTCAAGCAGGGTCTTGAGGTGCTGGTGGAGGCGGCCCGCCGGGACCCTTCCGTCCGCTTCGTCCTGATGGGCGACGGCAACCAGCGCGCCGGCCTCGCCCGGCTCGCCGCGGGCGTGCCCAACCTGGACCTCCTCCCGCCCGCCGCCACCGACGACTTCCCCGAGGTGCTGGCCGCCGCCGACGTGCTCGCGGTCACCCAGCGCGCCTCGGTGCTGGACATGAGCGTGCCGTCCAAGCTGACCTCGTACTTCGCCTCCGGCCGCCCCGTGGTGGCCGCCGTGTCCCCGGGCGGCGGCACGGCGCAGGAGGTGCGCCGCTCGGGCGCCGGGCTGCTGGTCGACCCGGAGAACCCGGCGGAACTGCTCGCGGCGGTGCGCAGGCTCGCCGCCGACACGGCCCTCGCGGACACGCTGGGGGCCGCGGGGCCCCGTCACGTGGCCGCCCACCTCTCGCGCCGGGCGGGCCTGGCGCGGATCGACGCACTCATCGACGAGGCCTTGGGGGGACCAGGCGCGTGA
- a CDS encoding lipopolysaccharide biosynthesis protein — MTDTHVPARGDDEPDQLREQFRQLLRYRWLLGCGVGAGLLGGAWLGVTGADSYAATSDIVLRAPTNDPFDPAVSVDKTLNMGSERQTALSSSVAQVAAHDLGTTVPTAALQQGLQVTNPPQTLVLHFAYTAAAPEEAARRANALTKAYLELRKSQWDQVRASMVKKYSDQLAPLVKQQDDITKQIGRLPDGSSAADSAYAVKANLLNRITELNGQISSLMALDMTPGTVIREAVPPTASDGLGLPMALGLGGAVGIALGLLAAWVRLVFDPTPRSAGEVARAVRAPVLGILPHGGTGTLLVGSQSDSRAAEEYRSIAFRLAYDDRFADRRRLLVVAPRADAGAAAATAAVACNLTASFAETGKDVLLIEADLRTPTLVERLRATTTPRPQWTLPDPAARGSAGAGQDGADWPAGGHYAVDAGESGMFDLVPGERVRNVPRALTSARMTRLIAEADDPGATVVVLAPPVLAYADALALVDRVDGVLVVCNPRTVHRADLVRIRELIGGAGGTVLGAVIHSERRDGSSGRRGAPGGGHRAGRPAVSETPQTPQTPQTPGTPGTRTRYAPGARGTLPEEDSGTAGPGAFHAADW, encoded by the coding sequence GTGACCGACACACATGTTCCGGCCAGGGGCGACGACGAGCCCGACCAGCTCCGCGAGCAGTTCCGCCAGCTGCTGCGCTACCGCTGGCTCCTCGGCTGCGGCGTCGGCGCGGGCCTGCTCGGCGGCGCCTGGCTCGGCGTGACCGGCGCCGACTCCTACGCCGCGACCAGCGACATCGTGCTGCGCGCGCCCACCAACGACCCGTTCGACCCGGCCGTCTCGGTGGACAAGACCCTCAACATGGGTTCCGAGCGGCAGACCGCGCTGAGCAGCAGCGTCGCCCAGGTGGCCGCCCACGACCTCGGCACGACCGTGCCGACGGCCGCCCTCCAGCAGGGTCTCCAGGTCACCAATCCGCCCCAGACCCTCGTCCTGCACTTCGCCTACACGGCCGCCGCCCCCGAGGAGGCCGCCCGCCGCGCCAACGCCCTGACCAAGGCCTACCTGGAGCTGCGCAAGAGCCAGTGGGACCAGGTGCGGGCCAGCATGGTCAAGAAGTACAGCGACCAGCTCGCCCCGCTCGTCAAGCAGCAGGACGACATCACCAAGCAGATCGGCCGGCTCCCGGACGGAAGCTCGGCCGCCGACTCCGCCTACGCCGTCAAGGCCAACCTCCTCAACCGCATCACCGAGCTGAACGGCCAGATCAGCAGCCTCATGGCGCTGGACATGACGCCCGGCACCGTGATCCGCGAAGCCGTGCCGCCCACCGCCTCCGATGGCCTCGGACTGCCCATGGCGCTGGGCCTCGGCGGCGCCGTCGGCATCGCCCTCGGACTGCTGGCCGCCTGGGTGCGGCTCGTCTTCGACCCCACCCCGCGCTCCGCCGGCGAGGTCGCCAGGGCGGTACGCGCGCCCGTGCTCGGCATCCTCCCGCACGGCGGGACCGGGACGCTGCTCGTGGGCAGCCAGAGCGACTCGCGGGCGGCGGAGGAGTACCGCTCGATCGCCTTCCGGCTCGCCTACGACGACCGGTTCGCCGACCGGCGCAGGCTCCTGGTCGTGGCGCCCCGGGCGGACGCCGGAGCGGCCGCGGCGACCGCCGCGGTGGCCTGCAACCTCACCGCGTCGTTCGCCGAGACCGGCAAGGACGTGCTGCTCATCGAGGCCGACCTGCGCACGCCTACGCTCGTCGAGCGGCTGCGCGCCACCACCACCCCCCGGCCCCAGTGGACCCTGCCGGATCCGGCAGCCCGCGGGTCGGCCGGTGCCGGCCAGGACGGCGCCGACTGGCCCGCGGGCGGCCACTACGCGGTGGACGCGGGGGAGTCGGGCATGTTCGACCTGGTGCCCGGCGAGCGGGTGCGCAACGTCCCGCGCGCCCTCACCTCGGCCCGGATGACCCGCCTGATCGCCGAGGCGGACGACCCCGGCGCCACCGTCGTCGTACTCGCCCCGCCCGTCCTCGCCTACGCCGACGCGCTCGCCCTCGTCGACCGGGTGGACGGCGTCCTCGTCGTCTGCAACCCGCGCACCGTGCACCGCGCGGACCTGGTCCGCATCCGGGAACTGATCGGCGGCGCGGGCGGCACCGTCCTGGGCGCCGTCATCCACTCCGAGCGCCGGGACGGCAGCAGCGGCAGGCGCGGGGCACCGGGCGGCGGTCACCGCGCCGGACGTCCAGCCGTCTCCGAGACGCCGCAGACGCCGCAGACGCCGCAGACGCCGGGGACGCCGGGGACGCGCACCCGGTACGCGCCCGGCGCCCGTGGCACCCTGCCCGAGGAGGACAGCGGCACCGCCGGCCCGGGCGCCTTCCACGCGGCCGACTGGTGA